A window of the Oryzias melastigma strain HK-1 linkage group LG11, ASM292280v2, whole genome shotgun sequence genome harbors these coding sequences:
- the usf2 gene encoding upstream stimulatory factor 2: MEMLDQSVDSSASHDKQEVEDVVQLQEGEAVGGPEQTAVTIASVQQAAFADHGVQYQFRTENSGGQVTYRVVQVTDEHLEAAADGAGAVSVVSTAAFAGAPQAVAQAVIQNPFSNGGSPVGETVAGETRFTYFPATVGDGTAVSVQAADPAITQTGGQLYVMMSPPEVLQGANPRTIAPQTYATKVEGPRVPRDERRRAQHNEVERRRRDKINNWIVTLSKLIPDCSVDSRSAASKGGILSKACDYIRELRQNNQRLQDSCKEVEQAEMDNELLRQQVEELKNDNALLRAQLQQHGVETNGDVTAQ; this comes from the exons ATGGAGATGCTGGATCAGAGTGTGGACAGCTCCGCGAG TcatgacaaacaggaagtggaggatGTGGTGCAGCTTCAGGAGG GAGAAGCAGTGGGGGGGCCAGAGCAGACTGCAGTGACCATCGCCAGCGTCCAGCAGGCTGCGTTCGCAGATCACGGGGTGCAGTACCAGTTTCGAACCGAGAACAGCGGAGGGCAG GTGACCTATCGAGTGGTTCAGGTGACTGACGAGCACCTGGAGGCGGCAGCTGATGGGGCTGGTGCGGTCAGCGTCGTTTCCACGGCAGCGTTTGCTGGAGCTCCTCAGGCTGTGGCCCAG GCCGTCATCCAGAACCCCTTCAGCAACGGGGGCAGTCCCGTGGGAGAAACGGTGGCAGGAGAGACCCGGTTCACGTATTTTCCCGCCACTGTCGGCGATGGAACCGCCGTGTCTGTGCAGGCCGCCGATCCGGCCATCACCCAGACGGGAG GCCAGCTCTACGTGATGATGAGCCCCCCCGAGGTGCTGCAGGGGGCGAACCCCCGCACCATCGCCCCACAGACGTACGCCAC GAAGGTGGAGGGTCCGCGCGTGCCCCGGGATGAGCGGCGGCGGGCCCAGCACAACGAAG TTGAGAGGAGGAGACGAGACAAGATCAACAACTGGATCGTGACGCTGTCCAAGCTGATCCCGGACTGCAGCGTGGACAGCAGATCTGCGGCG AGTAAAGGAGGCATCCTGTCCAAAGCCTGCGACTACATCCGGGAGCTGCGGCAGAACAACCAGCGGCTGCAGGACAGCTGCAAGGAGGTGGAGCAAGCCGAGATGGACAACGAGCTGCTCCGACAGCAG GTGGAAGAACTGAAGAACGACAACGCTCTCCTCCGGgcgcagctgcagcagcatggCGTGGAAACCAACGGCGACGTGACGGCCCAGTGA
- the tekt2 gene encoding tektin-2 yields the protein MLPVKPALRCSVSEWNNNNLQLWAEAQQQRQVSGEIRQECRSLRNETHSKTVWDEKETSRRLTERVWDVSRWRDLLQSCAQKVDEEMDALTLSKELTEQALAATATPLEVSTECLMLREGRRGYELVADPVEEQLQKEVELIERVQRTLQQHIDEAFQQLCILQEARHQLTADLQNKTEALDIDKSCLTLTIASPHISLKTNPTRIPSGSSTPQEWVQLSSHNVVQAEEAMRSSQQMREDMSLSRAQLQNELEAESRATEFALRKRSHHEEQARDELQWQIRNTEAEIAEMESDIQELDADLQAKTAPLKLAHTRLENRTRRPGGDLCRDEVQHSLVAEVEQLEATVLALQQKLSKAQHSLQNLRLHHDQMLQDLSRKQEALSLEQRSLSTRTRLTSGSNPVRVVAPAVPLMNSCGRSNLQLLAE from the exons ATGCTTCCAGTCAAGCCTGCTTTGCGCTGCAGCGTGTCCGAGTGGAACAACAACAACCTCCAGCTGTGGGCCGAAGCTCAGCAGCAGAGGCAGGTCTCTGGTGAGATCAGACAGGAGTGCAGGTCGCTGCGTAATGAGACCCACAGCAAG ACGGTCTGGGATGAGAAGGAGACGTCTCGGCGTCTCACTGAGCGTGTCTGGGATGTCTCCAGGTGGAGGGACTTGCTGCAGAGCTGCGCTCAGAAAGTGGATGAAGAGATGGATGCTCTGACGCTG TCCAAAGAGCTGACTGAGCAGGCCCTTGCCGCCACCGCCACCCCCCTGGAGGTCAGCACCGAGTGCCTGATGCTGAGAGAGGGGCGGCGTGGGTACGAACTGGTCGCCGACcctgtggaggagcagctgcagaaggAGGTGGAGCTGATTGAGAGAGTGCAGCGGACTCTGCAGCAGCACATCGATGAGGCCTTTCAGCAGCTGTG CATCCTGCAGGAGGCGCGGCACCAGCTCACCGCCGACCTCCAGAACAAGACGGAAGCACTGGATATCGATAAATCCTGCCTGACCCTTACAATAGCATCACCTCACATCTCCCTGAAGACCAACCCCACCCGCATACCATCAGG TTCCTCCACCCCTCAGGAGTGGGTACAGCTCAGCAGCCACAATGTGGTCCAAGCCGAGGAGGCCATGAGGTCATCCCAGCAGATGAGGGAGGACATGAGCCTCAGCAGAGCCCAG CTGCAGAACGAACTGGAGGCGGAGAGCAGAGCTACAGAGTTTGCTCTGCGCAAACGCAGTCATCACGAGGAGCAGGCGCGGGACGAGCTGCAGTGGCAGATACGAAAT ACGGAAGCGGAAATTGCTGAAATGGAGAGCGACATCCAGGAACTGGATGCAGACCTGCAGGCCAAAACCGCCCCCTTGAAGCTGGCTCACACCCGACTAGAGAACAGGACCCGCAGACCCGGGGGGGACCTGTGCAGGGACGAG GTGCAGCACAGCCTGGTTGCAGAGGTGGAGCAGCTGGAGGCCACTGTGCTGGCTTTGCAGCAGAAGCTCTCCAAGGCTCA ACACTCTCTGCAGAACTTAAGGCTCCATCACGATCAAATGCTGCAGGATCTATCCAGAAAACAGGAGGCTCTGTCGCTGGAGCAGCGCAGCCTGAGCACCCGGACCCGCCTCACATCGGGCTCCAACCCAGTAAGGGTGGTGGCGCCGGCGGTCCCGTTAATGAACTcctgtgggaggagcaaccTGCAGCTGTTGGCCGAGTGA